In one Haloplanus salinus genomic region, the following are encoded:
- a CDS encoding PQQ-dependent sugar dehydrogenase: protein MVDARVSRRRLLAAVALSSSVTGCAGTPDGGSGASESAGSTPRGTSTGPDRARRSAASESTADVAVTEALTGLANPWGLAVLPDESGLLVTEQAGRLLLADLDTGDRTTLAGVPEVHARGQGGLLDVTLHPDFDSTRLVYFTYSVAGEGGSTTRVGRGRLDHDRGRLTSVEPIYTARPFVESNGHYGSRAVFDTEGYLYVSVGDRQFKDFGPNHVAQLLDDDLGSVLRLHDDGSIPDSNPFVDDPDASDAVFTYGNRNPQGLTIHPETGAVWETEYGERDGDEINVLEPGANYGWPVADNSCEYGTDDPVGVPHEERDDVVAPVYGWPCGSGGFPPSGTTFYDGEAFSDWRGDLFVAGLAKRYLAHFTVDGREVTEVTPLLADRNQRLRDVTVSPVSGHLYVAVDADTAPIYRIAPAD from the coding sequence ATGGTCGATGCACGCGTGTCACGCCGCCGCCTGCTCGCAGCAGTAGCCCTCTCTAGCTCGGTGACGGGCTGTGCTGGCACGCCCGATGGGGGGTCCGGGGCGAGCGAGTCGGCGGGCTCGACACCGCGCGGGACGTCGACGGGACCCGACCGGGCGAGGCGATCGGCCGCTTCCGAGTCGACCGCCGACGTCGCCGTCACCGAGGCGCTGACCGGTCTCGCGAACCCGTGGGGCCTCGCCGTCCTCCCCGACGAATCCGGGCTGTTGGTGACCGAGCAGGCTGGACGGCTCCTGTTAGCGGACCTGGACACCGGTGATCGAACCACGCTGGCAGGGGTCCCCGAGGTCCACGCCCGCGGCCAAGGTGGGCTACTCGACGTGACGCTACACCCCGACTTCGACTCGACCCGGCTCGTCTACTTCACGTACTCCGTCGCGGGCGAGGGTGGGTCGACCACGCGCGTCGGTCGCGGCCGACTCGATCACGACCGGGGGCGGCTCACCAGCGTCGAACCGATCTACACCGCCCGCCCGTTCGTCGAGTCGAACGGCCACTACGGCTCGCGAGCCGTCTTCGATACCGAGGGGTATCTCTACGTTAGCGTGGGCGACCGGCAGTTCAAGGACTTCGGCCCGAATCACGTCGCACAACTGCTTGACGACGACCTCGGTTCGGTGTTACGGCTGCACGACGACGGGTCGATCCCCGACTCGAACCCGTTCGTCGACGATCCGGACGCCTCGGACGCGGTGTTCACCTACGGCAACCGGAATCCACAGGGGCTCACGATCCATCCCGAGACGGGTGCGGTGTGGGAGACGGAGTACGGCGAGCGCGACGGGGACGAGATAAACGTTCTCGAGCCGGGTGCGAACTACGGCTGGCCCGTTGCGGACAACTCCTGCGAGTACGGCACCGACGACCCGGTCGGCGTCCCGCACGAGGAGCGTGACGACGTGGTCGCGCCCGTCTACGGGTGGCCCTGTGGGAGCGGCGGGTTCCCGCCGAGCGGAACCACCTTCTACGACGGGGAGGCGTTTTCCGACTGGCGTGGCGACCTGTTCGTCGCCGGCCTGGCCAAACGATATCTCGCGCACTTTACCGTCGACGGGCGCGAGGTGACGGAGGTGACGCCGTTGCTGGCCGACCGTAACCAGCGCCTCCGCGACGTGACGGTGTCGCCGGTCTCGGGTCATCTCTACGTGGCAGTCGACGCCGACACCGCACCGATCTACCGCATTGCGCCCGCCGACTGA
- a CDS encoding NAD(P)/FAD-dependent oxidoreductase: protein MIHVVGGGIAGLAAAYRLQQRGYEATVLEASDDLGGLAATYSTAGDEVERFYHHLSKSEETIVELAEDLGLGDRVEWRIGKNAYYVDGVVHPLDTLPQIAAYPHLSLYDTFRLGLLTLEIDVRGGWPRFDTYDDLTEFEDVPIEDFLRSHATRGVYENFFEPLLDAKFGDRKGDVSAAWLLGRIKFRGERDLRRGEILGYFEGGFAALIDALVDAVGRENVVTGARATDLGVRGGTVESITVDTASGTERRPTDGVVVATMPNVLEELTGYTCDIDFQGAVCAVVTMDEPLTETYWLNVAHDAPFGALIEHTNFVPPARYGGDHLCYVASYVQDPSEDVWRMDDDALRETWLGHIAGMFPGFDPADVREFRVARNPRAAPVYERGYLEMVVPYELSEAVGEGVYYAGMASRAQYPERSLNGGVVAGFECADRIAEN, encoded by the coding sequence ATGATCCACGTCGTCGGTGGCGGCATCGCCGGACTCGCCGCCGCCTATCGACTCCAGCAGCGGGGGTACGAGGCGACGGTGCTGGAGGCGAGCGACGACCTCGGCGGGTTGGCGGCGACGTATTCGACCGCCGGCGACGAGGTCGAACGATTCTACCACCACCTCTCGAAGTCCGAGGAGACCATCGTCGAACTGGCCGAGGACCTGGGACTGGGCGACCGCGTGGAGTGGCGGATCGGCAAGAACGCCTACTACGTCGACGGCGTCGTCCACCCGCTCGACACCCTGCCACAGATCGCCGCCTACCCCCACCTGAGCCTCTACGACACGTTCCGGCTCGGCCTCCTGACCCTCGAAATCGACGTTCGAGGTGGGTGGCCGCGCTTCGATACGTACGACGATCTGACCGAGTTCGAGGACGTGCCGATCGAGGACTTCCTCCGCTCGCACGCCACCCGCGGCGTCTACGAGAACTTCTTCGAGCCGCTGTTGGACGCGAAGTTCGGCGACCGAAAGGGCGACGTGAGCGCCGCGTGGCTCCTCGGCCGCATCAAGTTCCGGGGGGAGCGCGACCTGCGCCGCGGCGAAATCCTCGGCTACTTCGAGGGCGGCTTCGCCGCCCTGATCGACGCCCTCGTCGACGCGGTGGGTCGGGAGAACGTCGTGACCGGCGCGCGGGCGACGGACCTCGGCGTCCGGGGCGGCACGGTGGAATCGATCACCGTCGACACCGCGTCGGGCACGGAGCGACGCCCGACCGACGGCGTCGTCGTCGCGACGATGCCGAACGTGCTCGAGGAGCTGACGGGCTACACCTGTGACATCGACTTTCAGGGCGCCGTTTGTGCCGTGGTGACGATGGACGAGCCGCTGACCGAGACGTACTGGCTCAACGTCGCCCACGACGCGCCGTTCGGCGCGCTGATCGAACACACGAACTTCGTTCCGCCGGCGCGATACGGCGGCGATCACCTGTGCTACGTCGCCAGTTACGTCCAGGACCCCTCGGAGGACGTGTGGCGGATGGACGACGACGCGTTGCGGGAGACGTGGCTGGGCCACATCGCGGGGATGTTCCCCGGCTTCGACCCCGCGGACGTTCGCGAGTTCCGCGTGGCGCGCAACCCGCGGGCGGCGCCGGTGTACGAGCGGGGCTACCTGGAGATGGTGGTGCCGTACGAGCTATCGGAAGCGGTCGGCGAGGGCGTCTACTACGCGGGGATGGCGAGTCGGGCGCAGTACCCCGAGCGAAGCCTGAACGGAGGGGTCGTCGCCGGGTTCGAATGTGCGGATCGGATCGCGGAGAACTAA
- a CDS encoding universal stress protein, which produces MPSHVLIPFDGTPQSEAALTFAVEEWPDAAVTLLYVVDPVTAGFGQRALPGSSETWYENARETARGHFEDARALAGRPVRTRLEVGSPTRVIVDVASEDAFDHVVLGSHGRDGVSRILLGSVAEGVARRSPVPVTVVR; this is translated from the coding sequence ATGCCATCGCACGTCTTGATCCCGTTCGACGGCACGCCCCAGTCCGAGGCGGCGCTCACCTTCGCCGTCGAGGAGTGGCCGGACGCGGCCGTCACGCTCCTCTACGTCGTCGACCCGGTCACGGCGGGCTTCGGTCAGCGCGCCCTCCCCGGCAGTTCCGAGACGTGGTACGAGAACGCCCGCGAGACGGCTCGCGGACACTTCGAGGACGCGCGGGCGCTCGCCGGCCGCCCCGTCCGGACTCGTCTCGAAGTCGGGAGTCCCACCCGCGTCATCGTCGACGTCGCGAGCGAGGACGCGTTCGACCACGTCGTCCTCGGGAGCCACGGCCGGGACGGCGTCTCACGCATCCTGCTCGGGAGCGTCGCCGAAGGCGTCGCTCGCCGGTCACCGGTCCCGGTGACCGTCGTCCGGTAG
- a CDS encoding ArsR/SmtB family transcription factor, which produces MDSAVLLDLLGNENRRRILRLLARKPCYVTEISEYLGVSPKAVIDHLRRLEEAGLVESHTDDQRRKYFHISQNLRLEVSVSPYGFGTKSAYPASPSLDMNGRCRHVSLDAPGEADDDVADLAVAFDQLQALENELSLAQRWVYGRITEVLDRLNDHLGVDADSRFHAEVLAAVAAEPKTTAEVVATVDAPTDAVRGALNTLADRGLVSQQGDEWRVS; this is translated from the coding sequence ATGGACTCGGCGGTACTACTCGACCTCTTGGGCAACGAGAACCGCCGGCGGATCCTGCGGCTGCTCGCTCGAAAGCCCTGCTACGTCACCGAGATCAGCGAGTATCTCGGCGTGAGTCCGAAGGCGGTTATCGATCACCTTCGAAGGCTCGAGGAGGCCGGCCTCGTGGAGAGTCACACCGACGACCAGCGACGAAAGTACTTCCACATCTCGCAAAACCTCCGACTGGAGGTGAGCGTCTCGCCGTACGGCTTCGGGACGAAGAGTGCCTATCCGGCCAGCCCCAGTCTGGACATGAACGGTCGATGTCGACACGTCTCGCTCGACGCCCCGGGCGAGGCCGACGACGACGTGGCGGACCTCGCGGTGGCGTTCGACCAGCTACAGGCCCTGGAGAACGAACTCTCGCTCGCCCAGCGGTGGGTGTACGGTCGGATCACCGAGGTGCTGGACCGGCTGAACGACCACCTCGGCGTCGACGCCGACAGTCGGTTCCACGCAGAGGTGCTGGCGGCGGTGGCGGCGGAGCCGAAGACGACGGCGGAGGTCGTCGCGACGGTCGACGCCCCGACCGACGCGGTCCGGGGGGCGCTGAACACGCTCGCGGACCGCGGGCTGGTCAGCCAACAGGGCGACGAGTGGCGGGTGAGCTGA
- a CDS encoding GNAT family N-acetyltransferase: MDLTLRPARVADHDDVAAFTRDTWPERELEDYLPRTFRAWAESDDDTKRTLVADDDGHAVGVIQGVHLTEREAWVQALRVHPDYRDRGLARRLTDAVLSWARERGAVVCRNLVFSWNVASLSLARGVGFDPTTEFRWARIEADSGADPGLDVCADPEAGWTFWADSDARDHLRGLTIHPSEAWTLSELRPADLERAAGVGGLIIVQGGGTRGLAVRNRAFEADDERWTEYAVGAWADLDAARALVAAVAQDAATLDADRARLLVPETPRFVTDAAAARADVSGDPDFVLAADLTDPDVGDEGV; encoded by the coding sequence GTGGACCTGACCCTCCGCCCCGCGCGGGTCGCCGACCACGACGACGTGGCCGCGTTCACGCGCGATACGTGGCCCGAACGGGAGTTGGAGGACTACCTGCCCCGCACGTTCCGAGCGTGGGCCGAGAGCGACGACGACACGAAACGGACGCTCGTCGCCGACGACGACGGGCACGCGGTGGGCGTGATCCAGGGCGTCCACCTCACCGAGCGCGAAGCGTGGGTGCAGGCGCTCCGCGTCCACCCGGACTACCGGGACCGGGGGCTGGCCCGGCGGCTCACGGACGCGGTGCTGTCGTGGGCGCGCGAGCGCGGTGCGGTCGTCTGTCGCAACCTCGTCTTCTCGTGGAACGTCGCCAGCCTGAGCCTCGCGCGGGGGGTCGGGTTCGACCCGACGACGGAGTTCCGGTGGGCGCGGATCGAGGCCGACTCGGGCGCGGATCCCGGACTCGACGTGTGTGCCGACCCCGAGGCCGGGTGGACGTTCTGGGCCGACTCGGACGCGCGGGATCACCTGCGGGGGCTGACGATCCACCCCTCGGAGGCGTGGACGCTCTCGGAACTGCGGCCCGCCGACCTGGAGCGGGCGGCGGGAGTGGGCGGCCTGATCATCGTCCAAGGCGGCGGCACGCGGGGGCTGGCGGTTCGGAACCGAGCGTTCGAGGCCGACGACGAGCGCTGGACGGAGTACGCGGTCGGCGCGTGGGCGGACCTCGACGCCGCGCGAGCGCTCGTCGCCGCCGTCGCGCAGGACGCCGCGACTCTCGACGCCGACCGGGCGCGGCTGTTGGTCCCCGAGACGCCCCGGTTCGTCACCGACGCCGCGGCGGCGCGGGCGGACGTGAGCGGCGACCCCGACTTCGTGTTGGCGGCGGATCTGACCGATCCGGACGTGGGCGACGAGGGCGTCTGA
- the gatD gene encoding Glu-tRNA(Gln) amidotransferase subunit GatD — MNPGDRVRVERGGVANEGVLMPSTTADHLVVKLPGGYNVGIDRGDAAVDVLERDVYDVADADAGGGEASTIEFDDDLPTVSLISTGGTIASTVDYRTGAVTAQFDAEDVLRAVPDLAGRANYRGRVVANILSENMTPAVWRDLAEAVREEIAAGADGVVVMHGTDTMQYTASALAFMLDTPVPVVFTGSQRSADRPSSDNVMNAVCAVEAATADRAEVLVCMHASSSDDACALHRATRVRKNHTSRRDAFETVGADPIGEVDYDAETVSFRRDGPDRGAADLGVAPDLETSVELVKFTPGLNPAALNHLDDAAGVVIEGTGLGHVATDWIDRIEELVESGTVVAMTSQCLEGRVCDRVYDTGRDLLDAGVVEAGDTLPETATAKLMWVLANRGDPTAAMAESLAGELQPRSVPWT, encoded by the coding sequence ATGAATCCAGGGGATCGCGTCCGCGTCGAGCGCGGGGGCGTCGCGAACGAGGGCGTCCTCATGCCGTCGACGACGGCCGACCACCTCGTAGTGAAGCTACCGGGCGGGTACAACGTCGGCATCGACCGCGGGGACGCCGCGGTCGACGTCCTCGAACGCGACGTCTACGACGTGGCCGACGCGGACGCCGGCGGCGGCGAAGCCTCGACCATCGAGTTCGACGACGACCTGCCGACCGTCTCGCTCATCTCCACCGGCGGCACCATCGCCTCGACGGTCGACTACCGTACCGGCGCGGTGACCGCGCAGTTCGACGCCGAGGACGTGCTTCGGGCCGTCCCGGATCTCGCAGGGCGGGCGAACTACCGCGGCCGCGTCGTCGCCAACATCCTCTCCGAGAACATGACGCCCGCGGTGTGGCGGGACCTCGCCGAGGCGGTTCGCGAGGAGATCGCGGCCGGCGCCGACGGCGTCGTCGTCATGCACGGCACGGACACGATGCAGTACACGGCGTCGGCGCTCGCGTTCATGCTCGACACCCCGGTTCCGGTCGTGTTCACGGGGAGTCAGCGCTCCGCCGACCGCCCCTCCAGCGACAACGTCATGAACGCGGTCTGTGCCGTCGAGGCAGCGACGGCGGACCGCGCCGAAGTCCTCGTCTGCATGCACGCGTCGTCGAGCGACGACGCCTGTGCGCTCCATCGCGCGACGCGGGTCCGGAAGAACCACACGTCGCGTCGCGACGCCTTCGAGACGGTGGGCGCGGACCCGATCGGCGAGGTCGACTACGACGCCGAAACCGTCAGCTTCCGGCGCGACGGCCCGGACCGCGGCGCGGCCGACCTCGGCGTCGCGCCCGACCTGGAGACGAGCGTCGAACTCGTGAAGTTCACCCCGGGACTGAACCCCGCCGCCCTCAACCACCTCGACGATGCGGCGGGCGTCGTGATCGAAGGGACGGGCCTGGGCCACGTCGCGACCGACTGGATCGACCGCATCGAGGAGTTGGTCGAGTCGGGGACGGTCGTCGCCATGACGAGCCAGTGTCTCGAAGGCCGGGTGTGTGATCGGGTGTACGACACCGGTCGCGACCTGCTCGACGCCGGCGTCGTCGAGGCGGGCGACACCCTACCCGAGACGGCGACGGCGAAGCTGATGTGGGTGCTCGCGAACCGGGGCGATCCGACGGCCGCGATGGCCGAGTCGCTCGCCGGCGAGCTCCAGCCGCGGTCGGTGCCGTGGACCTGA